The following coding sequences lie in one Fusarium poae strain DAOMC 252244 chromosome 1, whole genome shotgun sequence genomic window:
- a CDS encoding hypothetical protein (TransMembrane:11 (i88-107o113-138i159-186o198-215i227-245o265-288i309-332o352-375i395-416o422-442i463-482o)): MESKSSTLEEAQRTPSSGAANRSPWLASAFGGSRVTIGPRVEPLAEHLASNLVSETDSTSAVDLHDKQVASEAGNAIQYRTCSWQKTAGLLFSEYIVLSIMSFPWSYSLLGLVPGLILTAVVAGLVLYTSLVLWEFCLRHPEVRDVCDIGQMIWWNGRWAWWWTAAMFVLNNTFIQALHVLVGAIYLNTMTEADNIKGCRTVAFAVVVTVISWIGSLPRTFSMLSKLAFASTLFTFISVILATAFSGAQGTPAGYPSKGEPIISIWTPSTTTLVTGMSAFMNMSYTFIGQTTIPSFIAEMRDPRDFPKALWACTCAEIVTFSIVGAVIYAYTGNQYMVTPAFGVLNDLYKKVSYSFMVPTIIFVGCLYASVTGRFVFFRMFKDSEHLTSHTFKGWFWWSFVLFLSWAAAFLVAELIPFFSSLLSVMSSLFNCWFGFIFWALAYFRMRSADKKVGRTRQPILDFLSVTLNVIIMLTGVLYLTLGTYVSVQGIIDQFEAGQVSGVFSCKSNGI; this comes from the exons ATGGAATCCAAATCCTCCACACTTGAAGAGGCTCAACGCACGCCAAGCTCAGGCGCCGCAAACAGATCGCCTTGGCTCGCATCAGCTTTTGGAGGCTCCAGAGTCACAATTGGCCCCCGCGTCGAACCCCTCGCCGAGCACTTGGCATCCAACCTTGTCTCCGAAACAGACAGCACCTCGGCCGTAGACCTGCACGATAAGCAGGTCGCTTCCGAAGCAGGAAATGCCATCCAATACAGAACATGTTCTTGGCAAAAGACGGCCGGGCTTCTCTTTAGCGAGTACATTGTGCTTTCTATCATGAGCTTTCCTTGGTCCTAcagtcttcttggcctcgtaCCTGGATTGATCCTgactgctgttgttgctggactTGTCCTGTACACAAGTCTCGTTCTGTGGGAATTTTGTCTGCGACATCCCGAGGTTCGCGATGTTTGCGACATAGGCCAGATGATCTGGTGGAATGGGCGATGGGCTTGGTGGTGGACAGCAGCCATGTTTgtcctcaacaacaccttTATCCAGGCTCTCCACGTCCTTGTCGGCGCCATTTACTTAAACACAATGACAGAGGCCGATAACATCAAAGGTTGCAGAACAGTTGCCTTTGCCGTAGTGGTGACCGTCATCAGCTGGATCGGGTCGCTCCCACGTACCTTTAGCATGCTCTCAAAGCTCGCCTTTGCCTCGACACTGTTCACTTTTATCTCAGTCATATTAGCAACCGCTTTTTCCGGAGCCCAAGGAACGCCTGCTGGTTATCCTAGCAAGGGCGAGCCTATAATCTCGATATGGACGCCAAGTACCACCACTCTTGTTACGGGCATGTCGGCCTTTATGAACATGAGCTACACATTCATCGGTCAAACCACCATTCCTAGCTTCATCGCTGAGATGCGCGATCCTCG GGACTTCCCCAAGGCCTTGTGGGCTTGCACATGCGCGGAAATCGTCACCTTCAGCATAGTCGGCGCTGTCATTTACGCCTATACGGGTAACCAGTACATGGTCACGCCAGCCTTTGGTGTCCTCAATGACCTCTACAAGAAGGTCTCTTATTCCTTCATGGTCCCTACTATCATCTTTGTCGGGTGCCTTTACGCCAGCGTGACAGGCAGATTCGTTTTCTTTCGCATGTTCAAAGACTCAGAGCATCTCACGTCGCATACCTTCAAAGGCTGGTTCTGGTGGAGCTTTGTTTTGTTCCTCAGCTGGGCTGCAGCGTTCCTCGTCGCTGAACTCAttcccttcttctcatcGT TGTTATCCGTCATGTCATCTCTATTCAACTGCTGGTTCGGTTTCATCTTTTGGGCTCTAGCCTACTTTCGCATGCGAAGCGCCGATAAGAAAGTTGGAAGGACACGCCAGCCCATCCTTGACTTCCTTTCCGTGACTCTCAACGTCATCATCATGTTGACTGGTGTTTTGTACCTCACGTTGGGAACGTATGTAAGTGTGCAGGGTATCATAGACCAGTTTGAAGCTGGGCAGGTGTCTGGTGTGTTCTCGTGTAAGAGCAACGGCATTTGA
- a CDS encoding hypothetical protein (CAZy:AA7) — translation MNSLTHSESLIAAGLEARILVPNDADFMARQESYWSNSAKIKPACIVQPHTADEVATIVKTLVAAGHKFAIRSGGHTNWAGSNNIEGGVTVDLVHLNNVSFDASTETVDVGPGCRWRDVYSQLSKHGRTVAGGREGNPGVAGLLLGGGNTFFTGIQGFGCDNVVSYQVVLASGDIVTADNKNNVDLFRVLKGGSNNFGIVTNFTMKAIRVDRVWGGMAVFSNEAIPEVIEALSDFTDNVANDVHSNLVTVFQYLPDLKDISTAAVYANMEGIEKATAYKKWLALPEISSRVKNTTVAEIASEYNLPTDYYNTWFTCSFKNDIRIITKASELHNKLVEELKEFIPDGNFVTQCIYQPLPMVFGQRSVEAGGNVMGVERHQHNGILFLANVMAKTPEQEAFARPKVSDWVRDLREFAATIEGGNLEWTYLNYADKSQNPLGSYGPENIRKMKDAAAKYDPDQVFQKLVPGGFKISDVKDV, via the exons ATGAACTCTCTCACCCACAGCGAAAGTCTCATCGCGGCCGGCCTCGAGGCACGTATCTTGGTACCAAATGATGCCGATTTCATGGCTCGTCAGGAATCATACTGGTCCAACAGTGCTAAAATCAAGCCCGCATGTATTGTGCAGCCCCATACTGCTGACGAGGTTGCCACTATCGTCAAGACACTTGTAGCTGCTGGTCACAAGTTTGCTATTCGTAGCGGTGGTCATACAAATTGGGCTGGATCGAACAACATCGAGGGTGGAGTAACTGTTGACCTCGTTCACTTGAACAATGTATCTTTTGATGCCTCCACCGAGACAGTCGATGTTGGACCTGGCTGCAGGTGGCGAGATGTTTACTCTCAGCTGAGCAAGCATGGCCGTACTGTGGCTGGAGGCCGTGAGGGAAATCCCGGTGTTGCTGGTCTTCTCCTGGGAGGGGGAAATACCTTTTTTACAGGAATACAGGGCTTCGGATGTGACAATGTCGTTTCATACCAAGTTGTCCTCGCCAGCGGAGATATCGTCACTGCGGACAACAAGAACAACGTCGACTTATTCAGAGTCCTCAAGGGTGGTTCCAACAACTTTGGCATCGTCACAAACTTTACCATGAAAGCCATTAGAGTTGATCGTGTATGGGGTGGAATGGCCGTGTTCTCCAATGAGGCTATTCCTGAAGTCATCGAAGCCCTCTCTGACTTTACGGATAACGTAGCCAATGATGTTCACAGCAACCTTGTGACTGTCTTTCAATACCTGCCCGACCTGAAAGACATCAGTACAGCTGCTGTGTATGCCAACATGGAAGGTATTGAAAAGGCCACAGCCTACAAAAAGTGGCTTGCCTTGCCTGAGATTTCCAGTAGGGTTAAGAATACCACTGTTGCTGAAATTGCTTCCGAGTATAATCTCCCCACTGATTACTA TAACACCTGGTTTACATGCAGCTTCAAAAATGATATTCGAATTATCACCAAAGCTTCAGAGCTGCACAACAAACTAGTGGAAGAACTCAAAGAATTCATCCCTGATGGCAACTTCGTCACCCAGTGCATATACCAACCTCTGCCAATGGTGTTTGGTCAACGCTCCGTCGAAGCTGGTGGTAACGTCATGGGTGTTGAACGCCATCAACACAACGGAATTTTATTCCTCGCCAACGTTATGGCTAAGACCCCTGAGCAGGAAGCCTTTGCTCGACCAAAAGTTAGCGATTGGGTTAGAGACTTGCGTGAATTTGCAGCCACCATTGAGGGAGGAAACCTGGAGTGGACATATCTGAACTACGCAGATAAGAGCCAAAATCCTCTTGGAAGTTATGGACCTGAGAATATTAGGAAGATGAAGGATGCAGCGGCTAAGTATGACCCTGACCAAGTGTTCCAGAAATTGGTACCTGGGGGATTCAAGATTTCAGACGTGAAAGACGTATGA
- the ADH1_1 gene encoding alcohol dehydrogenase, whose translation MNMLSSSNMVRTSILRPIRLVTQHTTFLRKGAAYATAVYTIPTEQWAQVLEKTGGAVQYKKIPVPTPGSDEVLINIKYSGVCHTDLHAVNGDWPLASKIPLVGGHEGAGVVVARGELVKDVEIGDHVGLKWLHGSCMSCEQCRQSNESLCSHASLSGYTVDGSFQQYAVGKAAHVARIPKDCDLAGVAPILCAGLTVYKALKSSNVRPGQSIVIAGAGGGLGVFAIQYAKAMGLRVTALDGGEEKRKLCTELGADTFVDFKTSSDIVGEIKGATGGSGPDAVLLLAASEKPFQQASQYVKSKGTIVCVGLPANAFVKAPVFDTVVREINIKGSYVGNRQDTAEAIEFYRQGLIKAPYK comes from the exons ATGAACATGCTATCTTCCAGTAATATGGTGCGAACTAGCATTCTTCGACCCATCAGGCTGGTCACTCAACACACAACATT CCTACGTAAAGGTGCAGCATATGCCACTGCAGTATACACAATACCTACCGAGCAGTGGGCACAGGTTCTGGAAAAGACTGGGGGAG CTGTTCAGTATAAAAAGATCCCAGTTCCTACACCTGGATCAGATGAGGTTTTGATCAACATCAAGTACAGTGGTGTTTGTCATACGGATCTTCATGCGGTCAACGGCGACTGGCCCCTTGCTTCCAAGATTCCTCTAGTCGGGGGTCATGAAGGTGCAGGCGTGGTAGTAGCGCGAGGAGAACTCGTCAAAGACGTCGAAATAGGTGACCATGTAGGTCTTAAGTGGCTTCATGGATCATGCATGAGCTGTGAACAATGTCGCCAGTCTAACGAATCTCTTTGTTCCCACGCTTCACTGTCTGGCTACACAGTCGACGGCTCGTTCCAGCAATATGCCGTCGGCAAAGCAGCTCATGTGGCGCGTATTCCCAAAGACTGCGATCTCGCTGGAGTAGCACCTATCTTGTGTGCTGGATTAACTGTTTACAAAGCACTCAAGTCCTCCAACGTTCGTCCAGGACAAAGTATAGTCATTGCTGGCGCAGGCGGAGGTCTTGGTGTTTTTGCAATCCAGTATGCCAAGGCTATGGGGCTGCGTGTAACAGCCCTAGATGGTGGTGAAGAGAAGCGCAAGCTTTGTACTGAACTTGGAGCTGATACTTTTGTTGACTTCAAAACCTCTTCGGATATCGTAGGGGAGATCAAAGGTGCCACTGGGGGTTCAGGTCCAGATGCAGTTCTACTTTTGGCAGCGAGTGAGAAGCCTTTCCAGCAGGCTAGTCAATATGTCAAGAGCAAAGGCACGATTGTCTGTGTTGGATTACCAGCAAATGCTTTTGTGAAGGCCCCTGTGTTCGACACAGTTGTTCG GGAAATCAATATCAAAGGAAGTTACGTGGGAAACCGCCAAGATACCGCTGAGGCCATCGAGTTTTACAGACAAGGTCTGATCAAGGCGCCGTACAAGTAG